One Nerophis ophidion isolate RoL-2023_Sa linkage group LG06, RoL_Noph_v1.0, whole genome shotgun sequence genomic region harbors:
- the LOC133554350 gene encoding C4b-binding protein alpha chain-like isoform X1 — MDILLFLRLSLFGLATIAQAQSCSKPVGGANMDLKDTDILTETFPDGGTATFACNVGYTPAEGASTITCKAGNWSPVTLICERKSCGSLGDVANGNIDYSQGNHFGDRISVSCNPGYILVGKDSFICGDKGWEGGRLPYCEVVVCQPPPQLANGSFNPELESYKYGQLLQYSCKKDYTLNGSKIVECSHNSKFKPDPPNCVKVNCREPIVAKAEWAARPPYGYRDMLTFQCLEGYTMIGSASITCGINSSWSPPPPSCLPKQTTMTPSDKKTPSSPTTPTPKGNGGDSLWKPVGIALIVIIVLTVVIAACYHFRGAFINKENKLGYRKGRSNSVATADEGVVLSVRS, encoded by the exons ATGGACATCCTTTTATTCCTGCGACTAAGTTTGTTTGGACTTGCCACGATTGCTCAAG CTCAAAGCTGCTCTAAACCTGTTGGAGGTGCCAACATGGACTTGAAGGACACAGACATTCTTACGGAAACTTTTCCCGACGGTGGCACGGCTACTTTTGCCTGTAATGTGGGTTACACGCCGGCAGAAGGGGCTTCAACCATCACTTGCAAAGCTGGAAACTGGAGTCCAGTTACGCTCATATGCGAAA GGAAGAGCTGTGGCTCCCTTGGAGACGTGGCAAATGGAAATATTGATTATTCACAGGGGAATCACTTTGGTGATAGAATCTCCGTCAGTTGCAACCCTGG TTACATCTTGGTTGGCAAAGACTCCTTCATATGTGGAGATAAAGGGTGGGAAGGCGGCCGCCTGCCGTATTGCGAAG TGGTGGTGTGCCAGCCCCCGCCACAATTAGCCAATGGCTCGTTCAACCCTGAATTAGAGAGCTATAAATATGGACAACTTTTACAGTACAGCTGTAAAAAGGATTATACCCTCAACGGATCCAAAATCGTAGAATGCTCACATAATAGTAAATTCAAACCCGATCCTCCAAATTGTGTCA AGGTGAACTGTCGAGAACCTATAGTAGCAAAGGCTGAATGGGCAGCACGACCCCCCTATGGATACAGGGACATGCTGACATTTCAGTGCTTGGAAGGATACACAATGATTGGATCTGCCAGCATCACGTGTGGCATCAACAGCAGCTGGTCGCCACCGCCTCCCAGTTGTCTAC CAAAACAAACGACCATGACACCTTCTGACAAGAAGACACCGTCATCACCAACCACCCCAACACCAAAAG GAAATGGTGGGGACAGCTTGTGGAAGCCTGTGGGTATCGCTCTTATAG TCATCATTGTGCTCACGGTGGTTATTGCTGCATGCTATCACTTCCGAGGAGCATTCATCAACAAAGAGAACAAACTTGG CTATAGAAAGGGTCGCTCCAACAGCGTCGCTACCGCAGATGAGGGAGTGGTGCTGTCCGTAAGGAGCTAG
- the LOC133554350 gene encoding C4b-binding protein alpha chain-like isoform X2 — MDILLFLRLSLFGLATIAQAQSCSKPVGGANMDLKDTDILTETFPDGGTATFACNVGYTPAEGASTITCKAGNWSPVTLICERKSCGSLGDVANGNIDYSQGNHFGDRISVSCNPGYILVGKDSFICGDKGWEGGRLPYCEVVVCQPPPQLANGSFNPELESYKYGQLLQYSCKKDYTLNGSKIVECSHNSKFKPDPPNCVKVNCREPIVAKAEWAARPPYGYRDMLTFQCLEGYTMIGSASITCGINSSWSPPPPSCLPKQTTMTPSDKKTPSSPTTPTPKGNGGDSLWKPVGIALIVSLLILSAQHC, encoded by the exons ATGGACATCCTTTTATTCCTGCGACTAAGTTTGTTTGGACTTGCCACGATTGCTCAAG CTCAAAGCTGCTCTAAACCTGTTGGAGGTGCCAACATGGACTTGAAGGACACAGACATTCTTACGGAAACTTTTCCCGACGGTGGCACGGCTACTTTTGCCTGTAATGTGGGTTACACGCCGGCAGAAGGGGCTTCAACCATCACTTGCAAAGCTGGAAACTGGAGTCCAGTTACGCTCATATGCGAAA GGAAGAGCTGTGGCTCCCTTGGAGACGTGGCAAATGGAAATATTGATTATTCACAGGGGAATCACTTTGGTGATAGAATCTCCGTCAGTTGCAACCCTGG TTACATCTTGGTTGGCAAAGACTCCTTCATATGTGGAGATAAAGGGTGGGAAGGCGGCCGCCTGCCGTATTGCGAAG TGGTGGTGTGCCAGCCCCCGCCACAATTAGCCAATGGCTCGTTCAACCCTGAATTAGAGAGCTATAAATATGGACAACTTTTACAGTACAGCTGTAAAAAGGATTATACCCTCAACGGATCCAAAATCGTAGAATGCTCACATAATAGTAAATTCAAACCCGATCCTCCAAATTGTGTCA AGGTGAACTGTCGAGAACCTATAGTAGCAAAGGCTGAATGGGCAGCACGACCCCCCTATGGATACAGGGACATGCTGACATTTCAGTGCTTGGAAGGATACACAATGATTGGATCTGCCAGCATCACGTGTGGCATCAACAGCAGCTGGTCGCCACCGCCTCCCAGTTGTCTAC CAAAACAAACGACCATGACACCTTCTGACAAGAAGACACCGTCATCACCAACCACCCCAACACCAAAAG GAAATGGTGGGGACAGCTTGTGGAAGCCTGTGGGTATCGCTCTTATAG TAAGTTTGCTGATCCTGTCGGCCCAACATTGCTAG